In bacterium, the following are encoded in one genomic region:
- a CDS encoding FAD-dependent oxidoreductase codes for MELIIIGSGPAGLSAGLYGKRLGISCLIIEGKNPSLATLTEKLENIPGVPKISGFDFINNLKEQVKSFGVSIIPSDCKGIIEKDGLFEVHCDDKFYTAQSIIIATGASLKRL; via the coding sequence ATGGAGCTTATCATCATTGGTTCTGGTCCAGCAGGATTATCAGCAGGGCTTTATGGAAAAAGGCTGGGCATTTCCTGCTTGATTATAGAAGGAAAAAACCCCTCCCTTGCAACCCTTACAGAAAAGCTAGAAAATATCCCAGGAGTTCCAAAAATCTCAGGGTTTGATTTTATAAATAACCTTAAGGAGCAAGTGAAATCATTTGGTGTCTCTATTATTCCTTCTGATTGCAAAGGAATTATAGAAAAAGATGGTCTATTTGAGGTTCATTGTGATGACAAATTTTACACAGCCCAGAGCATAATTATTGCAACGGGTGCATCTCTTAAAAGGCTAA